ACGGAATCTTCTAATGTCTGTTAATTCAAAAACAAGAAAATCCATTGAAATTGTGGATATCACATCAGACGCTGTCCTTTCTTCGTTTTACAGGAGTGCAACTATTACTGTCCTGCCGTCGCTCAACGAGGCATTTGGAATGGTGACGACAGAATCACTGGCATCTGGAACGCCGGTTGTGGGAACAAGGAGCGGTGGAACAGCAGAGATACTTGATGATCCACGTGTTGGTGTATTATTTGAGCCTGGTGACGGCCCGGAAGAACTCTGTAAAGCGCTTATAAAGGGGATAGAATTGTCAGGAAACCCGGATACACCAAGGCGGTGCAATGAACATGCGCAACGATATTCATGGAATAACCTGGGTCCTAAATATGAAGAACTGCAGGAAGGAGTCCTTGGTGAGATCAGGAAGGTGTCCGGAACACCCAAAAAGATTGGATCAAAAATAACAATAACCTCTTTCAAGCCAAATCAATCTTCTTTTACCAAAGGTAAGGCTGATAAGAGTGTGTTGAGTAAATTATTTGTGGATAATCTGGATTCATTGGAGATCACGTCAAGTATTTATTACAATATTGACAGTCGTGAACCAAGATATCTTCATTTGCTGGACTGGATATTTAGCAAGGTGCGTCATCCTGATTCTGTACTCGTTATGAGTTTGGACCCATCCTTCCTGATCCTGCTCTTAAAGGAGTGTGGGATCGAAGCAAAGCAGGTTATTACTCCCACATGGTTAGATGGTACAAACAAGACGGTCTCTTTTGGGATAGACCCGGCTACTCAAGATGAGGAGCAGATCACCGGCAGTTTTGACATCATCATATGCGATGATCTTCTCCAGTATTGGCCAGCACCCCTTCGGGGACTTGAGGAGCTGAAGAAACGATTGAAACCTGAGGGGGTATTGCTGTTGAGCACTCATAATGCGGCGAGTGGCGTATCCAGGCTGCGCTTATTGACAGGACAAAATGTTTATCCGTGGTTTAATGATAGCACGTTAAAAGGTTCTGCTTACAGGAACGAAAATGGCTCAAATCTTTATAGGGAATATACCCTGGGAGAGGTGAATGACCTTGTGTCCAGAGCCGGATTTAAAATAATCGAAAAGCAGTGGATCATCGGCAATAAAAATATTGATAAAAGTGTGAATTTTGCCTCAATAGCTGTCAAGACATATATGGCTCATAAGATCTGCCATAAAATCCAACGAGTTGTGCCCCGGCTGAGAAGCCATCTCTTTGTGGCTGCAGTAAATTCGCTGGATACCCAATGAAACGTCAAACATATCGCGGGCAGGAATCAACAATTGGCACTTTGTCTTCTGCAATTCAGGAACAGCAAAACATAGAGGGACGTACTCTGAGTTACTATTTGAATCATTTACCATATCCGGAGGGTGCAACCATTGTGGATGCTGGCCGCAGGTTTCATCGGTTCTTTCTCGAACAACAAGATGAGCAGATGCAGGTTTTATCAGACCATTTCGGTAACGGAAGCGTCTGTGAGTTTACGCGGTTGATCCCTCAGGGAAAAGATTATTTCACTCTGCGACTTACAGGGAACTACTGCGCAAATCATACTAAAGGTGGGGGATGGCTATTTCATAACGAGGATAATGAAAAGCCGCATTTATGGTTACCATGCGAGCCGGTGGCCAGGAGCTATGATAAATTAGGCCGAATCGTTTCAGAAGAGTTCCTCCCAGCGGCTGAGTTTGCAGTATTGAACAATGAAATGTCTGCCATCTTCAGGATACCGGAAGATAATGTATTTATAGAGTTTGTTGTCTGGACTCTGCCATTTCATTCTAATCTGTTTGAGGAACTTAATTCCCTCTCAGCACAGGAGCTGCAGAGAATCTTCTTGTGGGGATCTCATACCATATACTCAGGGCCGGAAGACCTATATAAGAACCTTATTCATGGTGCTATTTACAAGACCGGCTTGCCATGGACTTATCCACCTGAGAGACGCCCCTATTGTGAGGTTATAGCGCAGGCGCTCTATGTCACTTTTCACAGTTTATGGAAGGCAACAGGAAAGCAAATCTACCAGCAGATGAAAACACAGCTTGTCTTTAGTGTCATTGCCCGTCAGCAGGACAATGGAGCATGGTGTCATGGTACGTGGACCGAAGATTTTGAAGTTCATTATCGTCATCACTGCAGTGGAATCCACCTGCTTGCAGCTGATTATGATGAAACAAAAGATGTGGCAGTTGGTTCCTCACTTAAAAGAGCTGTTGATTACATGAAGAATCAATGCGATGAATTAAGTGTCGGCAAATGGTATCTTCATGACAGCCTTGAATTGAATGTGGAAAGTATGCGAAATGCTCCGGTATCGTATCAATATAGCCGGGTTCTCGGCAAATCACCATCGAACATGCTTGTTTTAAACACACACCTTGATGCCCTTGTAGCGTTTAATCGTTACGGGAAAGTATCCGGACAAAGATATTTGGAGGAAGAGATATCTTCCGGAGTAAATGCAGTTGTTGCTGTTCTTGGACTTAAACCTGCAGAAGCCCTGTACCGCATCTTGTTTAAGGCAATAGAGCTGGCCTTTCTTCCGGATGCCGAAGCAAAAACAAAGTCCTTACCTGTTCGTGCCATGAGACGCCTGGGAAGGGAAAAGATTATCCCCATACTCCCCCGAATTAAAAGAATATTCCCAAGGCTTGTAATGCCTAATGGATATATTGATCGCAGTCTGACACTCAACGAATTCTGGTATCCTTATTTTCTTATTAATGTAATGGACCTCTTGCGCTTCCAAATGTGTTTCAGTCTCCAAATGGTGGACTCTATCATTGACAATGCTGTTAAATTTGTTCAGCGTGTTGGCTTAGAGAAATGGTTGAATAATGAAAGGACGGCCTATGCTGTCGGTTTTTGGGCTGAGGCTATGTACCTTTATTGTCTTCATACTCCCAATAGAAGCCGTGCTGCATTAGCGGAGGCAGTGATTTCCCTTTACGATTCAAAACAAGGTATCCCTCCGAGCCTCCTGGGTTGTAATTCTGAGTATATTTGCCTGGCCGATCAGGTTCCATGCCTGCAGACAGACAACGACAGGATTCATGTCATCAATCTTTCTACGGATCCTCACCATCTTGAATTTATCCTCGTAAATAACACAGATGCGAAGCAGGACACTTCTATAGCCCGTGTCTACGATAAGCTGATGGTGTTCGATCATGAAGGCAGCTCAATTTCTTATGAAAAATCCGTCACTTTACCGCCTCGGGGTTGGATGCGTCTGCTTTCCCATAACGTGTGAAAAAGAATGAATAAAATCAGAAAAGCCATATCATTGACAAGAAGTGGACGATTTGACTACATTTTTCAAAAAGTGTCATTCCGGCTGGGGATTGTCAAATCATTCCTCTCGAATCCTTCCATCATCATGATTGAACCTACTAATGTCTGCAATCTTGAATGTCCCACGTGTCCTACGGGATCAGGTGTGATGAACCGGCCGAAGCGAATGATGAGCTATGATGAATTCAAAGGAATCATTGATCAGGTCAGGGGATATGCACACAGAATTGTGCTGTGGAATTATGGGGAACCGTTTCTGAACAAAGAACTTGTACCCATGATACGCTACGCGGCCGACAGCGGAATATTTGTAGAAACAAGCACAAATGGTGAATTCTTCAGATCGGGGGAGTTCTGCAATAGTATTGTAAAAAGCCGATTACAAAAGTTGATCGTTTGTCTTGACGGAGCAGATCAGGAAACAATAAGCAAATTCAGGAGAGGCTCTCATTTCAAAAAGATAATCGAAGGTATTAAATTAATGGCTGATGCAAAAAAAGCTCTCAAATCGGTAACCCCTGAAATAGAATTTCAGTTTATCGTGATGAAGCACAACGAACATCAGAAAGCTTATATGAAGGAACTCGCAGAAGAATTAGGAGTTGATATTTATTGTGAAAAGACTGTTGGGGTAGATTCCAGCGATCCGGACTTCCAGAACCTTGCGAAAGAGCTTTTACCCGGCGATTTGTCTCTTAGCCGTTTCGTCCGGAAAAGGGACGGGACCTTTGCTCTGAAGGGCGAGATTACAAATTATTGCTGGCGGATATTTCAAAGTGTTGTAATTAATTCAGATGGATCGGTCGTGCCGTGTTGTTATGATTTATATTCGAGACATGTTATGGGAAATGTATTCGAAGAGAGTTTGGAGAATATCTGGAGAAATAAGAGATACAATAGATTCAGAAGGCAGTTATTGATGGACAGGAAAGCCATCTCAATGTGTAATATCTGTTCTGAGGGAAGATCAGAAATACGGAAAAGAGATGACATAAAATGATTGATAATAATAGAACAGCAGAAGATGATTTTAATAACCGGCGGGTCAGGCTCGACTGTTTTCCGAGCATGCTGGCCGTATACACGACAGATGCCTGTAATCTCCGGTGTGTAGGATGCCAC
This window of the Nitrospirota bacterium genome carries:
- a CDS encoding glycosyltransferase gives rise to the protein MSIKIAVTSAFGWPYVRRGNRVAYELAVYLASQGNEVHFVTTKPGILRREKIIGNLIIKYYPVIDHPFLTRFNLEYWQTFALTCISALVKENYDLVYTCLTMDACAAGLNKTIRGTPFIPILITGDPLYRDARWAKRFFRRAIEKASRLVTISHFVNEILKRDFSLEGVMIPCPVDTSKFYYTGKKETGFPRILCTATLLMERKRVPLLVKAFERLIDNVPDAVLQLAGETTPEVTRNLLMSVNSKTRKSIEIVDITSDAVLSSFYRSATITVLPSLNEAFGMVTTESLASGTPVVGTRSGGTAEILDDPRVGVLFEPGDGPEELCKALIKGIELSGNPDTPRRCNEHAQRYSWNNLGPKYEELQEGVLGEIRKVSGTPKKIGSKITITSFKPNQSSFTKGKADKSVLSKLFVDNLDSLEITSSIYYNIDSREPRYLHLLDWIFSKVRHPDSVLVMSLDPSFLILLLKECGIEAKQVITPTWLDGTNKTVSFGIDPATQDEEQITGSFDIIICDDLLQYWPAPLRGLEELKKRLKPEGVLLLSTHNAASGVSRLRLLTGQNVYPWFNDSTLKGSAYRNENGSNLYREYTLGEVNDLVSRAGFKIIEKQWIIGNKNIDKSVNFASIAVKTYMAHKICHKIQRVVPRLRSHLFVAAVNSLDTQ
- a CDS encoding SPASM domain-containing protein, whose product is MIEPTNVCNLECPTCPTGSGVMNRPKRMMSYDEFKGIIDQVRGYAHRIVLWNYGEPFLNKELVPMIRYAADSGIFVETSTNGEFFRSGEFCNSIVKSRLQKLIVCLDGADQETISKFRRGSHFKKIIEGIKLMADAKKALKSVTPEIEFQFIVMKHNEHQKAYMKELAEELGVDIYCEKTVGVDSSDPDFQNLAKELLPGDLSLSRFVRKRDGTFALKGEITNYCWRIFQSVVINSDGSVVPCCYDLYSRHVMGNVFEESLENIWRNKRYNRFRRQLLMDRKAISMCNICSEGRSEIRKRDDIK